The genomic interval aatgcaaatgatacCCTTCCACAGCAACTCTGAATTGTCTTGAATCCTGTCTTTTCCTGAAGCAACTTGCATTTCCCTGGCCCAATTACCAATTATCCAACACCTATGGACATCAGACTCCCCCAAAAGGACCTCACTATTAAAGTGCCCTTTCACTAGGCATTCTGTTCAATGACAGGCCATCAACTTCTCATTGAGGAGGAGAGTAGGGGGTCTGCCAATTCAACTTCAGCCACAACAGCctcaaaaaaaaagacttggcaCTGGAAAAATTATCTgctaaaaaaaatcttctgactTTTATCACACCAATAATCTGCAACTCCAGTCCACATCCACTCTTCTGCAATCCACTCTTCCACATAGCCCTGAGAAGTCATTCTTAACCCTAGAAGCTTATGAAGCCAGGGTGACTTCAGCACAGAGAAGGCTGGtttttttaataaccttttaGGCCCCGCCCTATTCCTACTCTTTCCAGACCTGGAAAACAAAATCAGACATTCTCAAGATTCcttctcctgggacttccctggcagtccagtggttaagatgctgtgcttccaatgcagggggcgcgggttcaatccctggtcagggaactaagatcccacatgccacatggtagccaaagaaataaaaaataaataaatagattcctTCTCCCGTCTGGCTAATAAAATTCTTAGTCATGAACAGTATTttaggggaggaaggaggagtctAGAGCAAAGAGGGTAGTATATCTGATGATGATAACATATAAACTCCTGCAGACCAGGATGCTGCTACAAAGAACCAGGTCTTGGTCATCTAAGCCAAAATTCAAAGATGTACAGGCTTAACTCTGCAACTCCAGGCCAGGCTTACTGAACTAGTCCTTAAGTCCTTAGACTTATCTTAACTTGAGAAACAGAGTAGAAGGCAGAGTATCTCTGGCATGAGTCTGAACTAGCAATTTGAATGTGTAATAAGCATGCTATAGGTTTCTAACTTTAAGCTGTAATTAAGACTCCACTGTAAATGAAGTCTCCAGACAATTCTAACACTGTATTTCGTCTATGCCCCAATTACACTGTAAACTCGTTGAGGACAAGAAACATATACCAGGTGTATCCCCAAAGCTTTTACCATACCTTGtatgaaattcaaaatacaaTTTACAATGTGACTGTTGATGATCACacgtgggaaaaaaaaaaacatgaattttggCATGTTTTCCAAGTCATGCAGCAGGTGATACCATGACTGGAAAAGTTCATGTGGTAGCCACCTATAAACTGTACTGGCCAACACTCCCTGGGCCAAGCCTGGACTCAGTATTCAGTGAATCCCTGTTGAGCAAGAAAGGTCAGATTCTGGCAAAAATATATGGGGACAGTCAGCTCTCGTTAAATATGGCAGTCTACAAGGTATCAAATTTGCTGGGATTCAGAATAATAAAGCTAAAATAGACCTATGTGAGTGAAAACTGACTTCAGGATAGTGAAATGACAGCTTCACAGTTgggttttccattttaaaagtttaccaACTTCAAAGTTGTGTTAAAGCTAAGTGAAAGTTGGGAGTTTTCCATGGACCAATATGAAGTGAAGTGGATCACCAGGTTGAACAGCAACATGAAGGTGTTTCCAGATTTAATCCCACCTCCTCGGCGGCTCTTTGGTATTAGGCACGACAACCTGAatgtgcctcaatttccccattcACAAAAAGAGGGCAATGCAGGTTCCTCTCAACTTCACGAGGCGGTGGTCTCATATAGAGAGACGAGTACTGTGGGAATAAAAGCACGCATCAAAGTAACACATTATAACTGACAGCACTTATAGAATCATTACCCGCTAGGATAAAACTCCCCACACAGGAGATGAAGCCCGAGAGGAAAGAGTTGAAGGGGAAGGTCCCCACGAGGAGACAATAACCGAATTGCAGCGCCCCGGTCAGCAGTATATACAGGAGGTACGCGTCCAACAACTTCAGACGCTGAGGAGTGGAGCTCAAGTACTCTTCTAAGAACCGCGAGATGACCGACAACACCGACGCCGACATGACTACACGCTCGATATTCCGGCCGGCGTACCCCAAACTCCTAGCGGACCCGACGACCACACCGGATGTAGTGTCGGCGCATGCGCACCGCTAGTAGCCCAGCTCCGCCCTCCCCAGTTTGCTACTTTGCGCAGGCGTATAGGCCGGCCAAGGCACGAAACAAGTAATGCGCAGACGCAGAATATATCTACAGAATGAGAACTACAGCCAGAGGACGCTAATGCGCCTGCGCAACGGATCTGTCCGTGAGCTGGAGACGTGTATCTTTTTGTGCTATTTCCGCCGTCATGTTGGTGACGCCCACAGTTGCTCCAGCAACAAGATAGTGTGGGAGAAAGAGGGGAAGAAGTTTTTCAGCAGACAGCGTTCTCTTTGGTCCACCAGCGTCCTCAAAGATGAACTATTTGGATCTGCTTTAAGGCAATGTCTGGCTTTTCCTGGTTCGGTACCCGCTCGGTCCTAATTCTGTTGAGGGCGCTATCTGCAGATGCCTGTCCCAGATCATTAGAGCAAGTCAAGTTGCCCCGCAGTGAGAACCACCGCGGCCGGTCACTGAGCAGGCATCAGTTTAGACTTGGTTACTGGAGGAGGGAAGTGCGGAGCGGGGTTGGGGAGCTCGACCTCTACCCGGGCCTGAGCTCGATTTGCGATCTGGTCCTTGGGGACGCTTACGAATAAGCGCGGTGGAACCTAAGCCCGCaggtgttcattcattcagcagacatttattggGTGCTTCCTCGGGCCCACGTTTTGCTAAATTGTAGTTCGTTATGCTAGAGTGTAGGTATTCTCAGGGGAATCTGATATAGTCGTAAAAGAGCTGGTGATGGGCAGGGGCGGGGAGAAAGTCCATTAAAGTGCATAGAGTATATGATCAAGTTTAGCAGCCTCCTACTCCCAAGCTGACATCTTGAACCCGTCGTACTATCCCAGGATGTCAGCGCTAAAAGACCTCTGCAAGAGCATTGCCTGGTGCCTGGTTCAAGCCCTACCCTAGCCAATTTATTTTGCAGAGGAAACTAAAGGTTTGAGGTTTTGCATTTTTAcaagtgggattaactatttataCTTAGCGctttaacttttttgaaaaataagatccACCTTAGTTTCTGGCTCTTGCTGCCTGTAGGTATCCTCAGGGGAATCTGATATAGTCGTAAAAGAGCTGGTGATGGGCAGGGGCGGAGAGAAAGTCCATTAAAGTGCATAGAGTATATGATCAAGTTTAGCAGCCTCCTACTCCCAAGCTGACATCTTGAACCCGTCGTACTATCCCAGGATGGCAGCGCTAAAAGACCTCTGCAAGAGCATTGCCTGGTGCCTGGTTCAAGCCCTACCCTAGCCAATTTATCTTGCAGAGGAAACTAAAGGTTTGAGGTTTTGTATTTTAAcaagtgggattaactatttataCTTAGCgttttaacttttttgaaaaataagatccACCTTAGTTTCTGGCTCTTGCTGCCCTTTTAATTTAACATGAATCTGACCTTCCAGACCTAGTTCATCTCACTGTCAGCTGCAGGTCGTACATAAACCAGGTACTTTTTCAGcttattaataattttgaacTATCCTAGGTACTGAAGCAAAATTCCTAAAACAGCAAGTAAACGACAACCTTCCTTCATTTTCACTTCTTATTTGTGTTTAAACTGGAACCAAATCAGCATCAACAAATGTACTGATTATCAGTCATGAGCAAAACCTTGCTTAGTTctacaaagaagagaaataatccATGTCCTCAGAAAGATTTACAAtctatttaaaaagatatattcataTTCACACCCACGGAGATTTGCACTGTTATGAGAACTTAAGTTCAGTCTAAGCTCTTTTATGttgctgagaggaaaaaaaaatgtggataacCAGACCAGTTCCTATTTCAATATAATAAGGCAAGAAGCATCAATTTCTCTGAAAAGCTGAACCTTTCTCCCTGTCTCATCAGTAAGTAGGAGGGTAGCTTCCTCACCTGTATTCAACTTCAAACTTTAAAGGCTAGGCTGATGCTTTTTAATCATTTAGGAGTGGATTCCTCAGGCTCCTTCCCGTAGTCTCTTCCTTATGTTTTGTCTGCCTTTCATCCATGTCAACTATTATCATAACATCTCCACCGGAACTCCCAAGGGGAAAAGCAGAAGAGATGaaaaattcaggggaaaaaaaaaaatgtggataacCAGACCAGTTCCTATTTCAATATAATAAGGCAAGAAGCATCAATTTCTCTGAAAAGCTGAACCTTTCTCCCTGTCTCATCAGTAAGTAGGAGGGTAGCTTCCTCACCTGTATTCAACTTCAAACTTTAAAGGCTAGGCTGATGCTTTTTAATCATTTAGGAGTGGATTCCTCAGGCTCCTTCCCGTAGTCTCTTCCTTATGTTTTGTCTGCCTTTCATCCATGTCAACTATTATCATAACATCTCCACCGGAACTCCCAAGGGGAAAAGCAGAAGAGATGAAAAATTCACTTACTGAATGCATCCTTTTCTGAGATCTGCAAAGTCAAACACGAATATAATGACCTAAAGCTTTCTGGACTACTTAAAACAGCAAGAAGAGGTCTTCTGTGTTCAGTTTATGATTCTATAATCACTGAAACATTTTTTGACTGATCTCTCAGTGGGAAATTGCTAACATAATGTtggtttcaatattttaaatcagcaCTTTAACATATGTAAAAAGTCATGTCCTGAGTAGTGGACATGCTCTAGAGTCAGACAATCCTGGGTTTCTGCTCTTTGCTAGTTATCTAATCCAGGACAAGTTAGTCTGAcagcctcattttccttttctttaaaatggaaataagaatacCTGGCTTATTGGGTTGTCGACTTAAGTAGAAACGTGCaacatgagagctgtgagtttcagttttacttgGGTCTTACTGAGAACTAGAGCTCAGTAGACAGTGCCCAcgtagctctgaggaactgctctgaagaggtcgGGGGGAGGTGATTTGGGATAAGTGCCTGTATGTGATTTTGGGATAAGTGCAATCAAGCGCACATCTTGGTAGAGGGCTACTGCTAGTCATGAGGCACAAATATcttagttaatgattttagtgcttttctaagtatgggaaaaTGCGAGAAATTGTGTTGCAGGAAAATGGGGCACGAGAAGATGGTCACCTCCCAGGTCTTGGGAGAGTCCCTGGGATGGGgcaccaagtgagggtccttggcttcctGCAGGAAAGAATTCCAGAGCTAGCTGAAATAGAGTGAAAACAGATTTATTCAGGGAGTTACACACTCCAAAGACAGAATGTGGGTCATCTCAGGAGAGAGGCCCCAGAGTACGAGGtcgttagtttttatgggctgggtaatttcataatctaacaagtgggaggattattccaaatatttgggggaaggggtggagatttccaggagctgggccactgcccactttttggccttttttggccagcctcagaactgtcatggtgctggtgggtgtgtcatttggCACGTACATGTATCACAGTGAGcttataatgaggctcaaggtctactggaattCGAATCTCCtcccatcttgggcctagttgaTTCTAACCAGTATTTGTCCTATCCTCTacggctgtgtcattcttttttttgtggggggggccaggccacatggcttgtgggatcttagttccctgaccagggattgaaccagtgcccCTTCAGTGAAAGCatcaagtcttaaccactggaccgccaggaaattcccctgtgtgtcattcttttaaaggttgtgtccTGCCCCCCGTCCCTCCTGTCTCAATTggattcataaaattttctcctgaaaatatctatctgaaggcctgttctgccagttttcccaaagcacagagtgcctcattcctgacctctgccctgaactcctttcagggtatACTGAAGGTCAGCAACCACAGCAGCTAATGACTCAATCCTTTTAGAGTTGGATGGCGAGAGTGACCTTCTTTAGTTGGCaggttgtggggattaaatgagataatgttaaCATTAAGCATTTAACATAGCACTTGACACAGAGTAAATGTTCAGGATATATTTGCTCTTATCAACTATCAGTAACCCTGGTAATTAACTATGTCTGCTTCCCTATTTTTCTGAATAATTAGAAGTTGgcaaagcacagagccctaaTATTTTGGGCATGCAAAATATTGGGTACTGGAGGGACTTCAACCCAGTTGGCTCTCAGAGGGCAAATCAAATTTATAAGTTGAAGCTGCAGTCAGAGTAGACCTTAGTTGTTTTGTTACTAAAACACTGAGAAGAAAAACTGTTTCCCTCTACTCAGGTTCATTGGCCCTATAATTTAGACTGACAAaaaacagattaacaagagaaaaacaaacaattttcCTAACATATGCATCGCACATACACAGGGGAGCAGTCAGTTACAAGTAACTCAAAagggtggttagaacttgggcttATATAATGTTAACAAGCAAGATTCAACtcagtaaaatttaaagattttattggctttattcaacaacTCATGAGTTGGGCAGCATCCAACCAGCACATAGAAAGGCACTCTGAGGAGCTATCTAAAATAagagacttttataggcagaagggagagggaaCAATTAGATTATACTAGGCAAAAAAGCAGATTGGTTATGGCAAGGTCACTTTCCTTTAGCGGATAGCAGGGGTCTATTAGGCAGATTACCTAACTAGTACTGATCAGGCAAtccctgattgactggtttaagattccatttctgggagagctgaaatTGTAATTAagttagcataagtgactccattttgagcctgttgtcttgtttttaacaatagCATCTTAACAAAAAGAGCAATAAATTTTTAGAGAATtaataagacagagaaaaagaactttGAGTTTCTAGAGCAGCAAATTGTGAGAAAGTAAATATATGAAGCATTAATGAAAAATAAGGGCTAATTAGTGACGTTTGTTATGTAGATTCCTCTGGTGCCCTCTCTGGGCTGGTAAGGATCTAGAGTTCTGTCCTTCCTggtagagagaggaggggagacatctttctgtcctgcttttaggcaagtaagaggagggcagagagctgtCCTTGTATCTGCTTCCcagttgccttcagctcaaaataatccttatgctaaggtggcatattttggggtggaatattctgctacccttcaacACTCAACATCATAAAACAATGGGAAGGTAGAAGGGCAAGAAGGTCCCCTTATAAACAAAGGCCATGATTTTACAATGTATCTCTCTACAGTAAGAAATGACATTCTTTATCAAAAGAAACACAACTCCTCCAAAGAAGAGGACTCTTCTACAGAAAATCTCTGCATGAGAGTctgttttccaattcttttcccttgtattttcactttctccTTCAGATCCCTCCTTTTGCTTCTCTCTGCTATTGCATGTAACAGCTCCATCTTTTAAACTTTGGCCCTAGTGTGGCCAAAACCCCCTTTCCTTGTATGACAGTGTGATATAACCAGAAATATACATTTGTTCTTCATCTccggttcctggcacagaactcCTTAAACCCTCATTATTTCCTAAGTGGTAAGAGCAATAGGaacatcttttgttataatacTTGTTTTTGTCCCCAGTTTCGCAAATAGCTCCAGAGCAAATAAAGGTAGAAGGAATGTCTTTTGTTATTCGTAACaaacccctttcaaccacactggagtttatgttaatgaagtgacttttggGAAGTCCCTAAGGATGGGGGCTAGATGCCAGGGGAATGATTGCCACATGATTCcaaggttggaactttcagttcctcctcaaggtcgaggaaggggagaggggctggagattgaattCATCACCAATGACCAATTATATAATCAATCATgcttatgtaatgaagcctccattaaaaaaaCGCTAACCAAAAGGGTTCCAAGAACTTATAAGTTGCTGATCACATCCAGATCCAGATGCTGGGAGGGTCACCCATCCCGAGAGGGAATGGAAGCTCTTTGCCTCTTCCCCAGTATCTCAACCTGTGCATCTCTTCTTTAGGgctgtctcttttcttctcttttcttttcttttctgtctttatttttggctgcactgggtcttcgttgctgcgcacaggccttctctagttgcggcgagcagggctactcttcgttgcggtgcaccggcttctcattgcggtggcagcacagggatcaaacctgcgccccctgtattgggaggcggattcttacccactggaccaccagggaagtctggttattgctttttaaatttcagttattatccCCAGAGGAGTGCACCAGTCCTGGAGATACTGTAATACCAGATCAATGAGTGAAGTGGATGGAGCAAGCTCCTACTCCAACTTCCTTTGTTAcctgaggcaggccattgtgtatagacagtatccttttagtgaacaaaagcaaccGTAatcaaaggttaaagtaaaagaaacagatccaacacgtagtcagatttggctcttccctgttacaaaatCGCATATGTTGGAGGTACAAGACACACTTGCACATAGTGTATCTTACCTTGAAGCTAAGGAGAATTAAGAACCTTACGTTTCTCCTCAGAGGCCTGTCTAGAGCAGGCCTGAGAGTCTTCTCCACTCTATAATTCTAACAGATCCAGCCTAATCCTGAGATATCCCAGCTCTGGGGATGAAACCAAGCAGAACCCTGCAGGACCCTCCCTGGTACAAAAGCCCCTCTGGGTCCcctgtttcttatttgtagaaaaaggctttggtctcctaggccttccctgagtgccaaagagcagactcaagcagttactaattagggaggTGAAGGAACACAGAAACAGAGgcaaagcagtcaagaaacaattgTTCAATGATAAACCAGCCCAAGTTCCTCCTCAAAGGATATGCATAATGATCTGAcatatatctttgagttgttctgcagaaactaacatccccacccaggtggaggatggtggcTCTATGCTGagcacaagcacatagaccccagactggttggaaccagaaggttgattaaaattcctgaaacaccaccctgttacctcaccaccaaccaatcagaagaaagtcatgccCCTTGCAACCCTAACTTCAAATGTTgcatttaagaatatatatatatatatatatatatatatatataactgaatcactttgctgtacagcagaaattaacacagcactgtaaatcaactatacttcaattaaaaaaactttgattaaaatttttgtaataaataaataatttttttaaaaaaagaaaaaataataaccctTTCCTGAAAGCCATCGGGGATTTCCAgtcttttgagcacaagccacctgtACTCCTGGCCAGGCCCTGCAATAACTActatactttccttcaccacaacccagtgtcagtaaaTTAGCTTTGCTGTGTGGTGAGCAGACACAAGTTCAGTTCAGTGACAGGGACGCCTTAAGGGATCTATTAACTTTGGTTGTAAAAGGCATTTTCCATATGTTCAAGTTTCCTACTTCTCTCCAACCTCTACTGTAGAGCTGGGTTGGCacacagaaacaaaatacaaatgctTCTGTGCACTGCCACAAGAGATGAGGTCTAGAGAGATCTAATACCAGTTCCAGCCAGGTCATCCTTGCCCCCAAAAGTTCTACATCTTACAGGTTTTCAGAAAAGTGGGAGATTTTGTTGCCCTGTCTCGGAGTGATGTAGCCTGGCATTTCCTATATGGTATAGCTTCCAAAAGCCCTTGACACTGATGatcagagaaaaatgaacaaactaaaagttgagagttaagttttatttggggaccttactgaggactgcagcctgggagacagcctctcagatagctctgaggaagtGCTCCgaagaggagccaggatatacagtttttgcttaaaaagaaacaaaaacaaaaacgtagTCGAACATGGAAATATTACTGCTTATCACAAAAAGCAGACATCTCAATTTAATTTTAGTGCTTTACTATGTATGGGGAAGATGCAAACATCTGgggctcactgaaattattccttagttatgcatcttaactatctagggccagtatccggAGCAcagaatgtttcctgtttctctccATCCTGACTTCCCCTCAGGGCGCaccatggggtgggagggtgcagGGGGAGACTGCACTGGCTGATGACCTGATGGCGGGCAACATTCAttgtttactggaatggcaggtcacattctttgtttactggaaTGACAGGCAACATTCCCTTTCCATAACACTTAGCACATTGTTTTTTAGGTTCTTGTTTATACATATACCACCTCACTAGACCTTTCATCCATTTCTTTCTCCAGTAAGGACTGACTGTACTCTGTGCCACACTCTGTCCTAGGGGCTGGCAGCAAAGctgagaacaaaacagacaaggtcCTCCAGGAAACTTGGGCTCTAGTGGAGGGTAAACGATAATAAATGAGTCCACAAATATGCAcgataatttaataaaatagagtCATGTGATAGAGTGACTGGGCATCTCTTTTAGACCCTGTTGTCACAGCAAAGGCCTCAGAAGAGGGGAGGTTTGAGCTGAGCTCCCAAAACAAAGTTGCCAACTCTGCAAAAGGACAAATAGCCTAGGGTGGCAAAAGATAGAAAGCCTATGTTTATCACTAGAGCAGcctgtttctttacttttttttttgagtgggatcttagtttcccgcccggagattgaatccgggccctctgcagtgaaagcacagagtcctaaccactggactgccagggaattccttgtgTTTCTTTACTTTTGATAATGGTGTTCTTAGTGCCTAACATAATGCTTGGCTTTGAAAAggtatgtatataataataacagtGGTAACTTTTTAGCCTAAACAAATGTActaaatgtttatttgaattaTCTTGGTTAATTCTTAcaagacagaagaagaaaattaaagagatgCTCAATAATTTACCCACAAGCATGCAGTAGAGAAGTGGTAAAACCAAAATTGACCTGCACCCAGAATTCATTGAACTTCAGCATCTGAAGTGCTTCCTAAAATTGCAGCTTTTAgcatcaaaccaaaccaaatgaaGTAGAATCTCAGTGGGTAGGGATTTGGAAACCTGAATTTTTAACAAGCCAGCCAGATGATTGTAATGCCCCCTGAGGTTTAGGACCACTCTGCTTTGTCGTAAGAATGAATGAGAGACAGGTCCTCTGCTATTTGTACTACTTTGCCCCACGTCTTACAAGTTCCTAGACCCCTAAAGTCTCTAAATGTCTATTCTCTTAAACTTCAGTCCCTTGTAATGCTAATCAGATCAGTTAAACACTGTgttacaagaaagaagaaatctcagAATCTCCTGAGTCCTGCAGGAAGGCTCAACAAACCACCTTGACAAACCCCTACCACCAGCATTCTCCCACCCACCATCCACTATCTCTAGTCTGGTTTTAACCTAATCAAGAGGATGACCACTCCAGGGACATCAGGCCCTGTTTACCAGTTCAGGTCAGTTCTGGAGTCAGCCTTAAGATCTGACTCCTCTGCTGAGCAAGCCAATCaggacctctctctctctctccagcccccatCCCAGCTGCCTAAAGCAGACCCACCTATGTAGGCTAGTCCTTCAACTGCTccccctggggaaggggaggcggGGATCCCAAACTGACGGAGACCTAGGGTTGAGCCACCTTGTCCCTGGGAACCAGGCTGGGGCCAAAGACAACCCCAGAGCAGAGGAACGCTCATCTTGGCATGCGTGGCTTAGGTTTAGGGTGGCCAGATAAAGTACAGGATGCCCGTTTATGTcctaaatattgcatgggacatgcTTACTCCAAAAAAGTATTTGCTGTTTATCTGCAATTCAACTTTAACTA from Physeter macrocephalus isolate SW-GA chromosome 11, ASM283717v5, whole genome shotgun sequence carries:
- the DAD1 gene encoding dolichyl-diphosphooligosaccharide--protein glycosyltransferase subunit DAD1; protein product: MSASVLSVISRFLEEYLSSTPQRLKLLDAYLLYILLTGALQFGYCLLVGTFPFNSFLSGFISCVGSFILAVCLRIQINPQNKADFQGISPERAFADFLFASTILHLVVMNFVG